In Microbacterium laevaniformans, a single window of DNA contains:
- a CDS encoding diguanylate cyclase yields MSISTVMVALTTLCTAIMIGLGFLQRPSREAAIWSSGFIAAMAASYLQTSANLLDNAWLDALSDGLMLLALGLVWVGLRARRGRRPILLSAMIGVTLVVIVTVALTSGTAAEDAVGNVELVVFAAISAATAIELVGVRPAARGVIIPLALSSGLVAVFSLVWLCTDLVGDRLRLVDTLPPTEDFTPVVAAITLVTALTTLLLLTRAENPTSVTATVAGFRVIARDRLARAERFDDAWWSLLDVRLDDPIALREASSALAYSRVLERFASDVAAVFPAEADLDRLEPSRMLVLLPRHEAAVRPLLRALLERVATVSTDQSIAVRLSASIGWASVSRIGYDLDDLITAAAAAADEAQLAGGDRWERASVIA; encoded by the coding sequence ATGAGCATCTCGACCGTCATGGTCGCCTTGACGACGCTGTGCACCGCGATCATGATCGGGCTGGGGTTCTTGCAGCGGCCGTCGCGGGAGGCCGCGATCTGGTCCAGCGGATTCATCGCCGCCATGGCCGCGAGCTACCTGCAGACCAGCGCCAATCTCCTCGACAACGCCTGGCTCGACGCCCTCAGCGACGGACTCATGCTCCTCGCTCTGGGCCTCGTGTGGGTAGGCCTGCGCGCACGCCGCGGGCGCCGACCGATCCTGCTGTCGGCGATGATCGGTGTGACGCTCGTGGTCATCGTGACCGTCGCGCTCACCTCGGGTACCGCCGCCGAAGACGCGGTCGGCAACGTCGAGCTCGTCGTGTTCGCGGCGATCTCCGCAGCCACGGCGATCGAACTCGTCGGTGTGCGCCCGGCAGCACGCGGCGTGATCATCCCGCTCGCCCTGTCGTCGGGCCTGGTGGCGGTGTTCTCCCTGGTGTGGCTCTGCACCGACCTCGTGGGCGACCGCCTGCGCCTGGTCGACACCCTCCCTCCGACGGAAGACTTCACCCCGGTGGTCGCGGCCATCACGCTCGTGACCGCCTTGACCACGCTGCTGCTGCTCACCCGGGCCGAGAACCCGACCTCGGTGACGGCGACGGTCGCCGGCTTCCGAGTCATCGCACGTGACCGACTCGCCCGCGCGGAGCGATTCGACGACGCGTGGTGGTCACTGCTGGACGTTCGCCTCGACGACCCGATCGCGCTGCGCGAAGCCTCCAGCGCGCTGGCGTACAGCCGTGTCCTCGAGCGCTTCGCGTCGGACGTCGCCGCCGTCTTCCCCGCCGAGGCCGATCTCGATCGGCTCGAACCCTCGCGCATGCTCGTTCTGCTGCCGCGCCATGAGGCCGCCGTCCGTCCCCTCCTGCGCGCATTGCTGGAGCGTGTGGCGACCGTCTCGACCGACCAATCGATCGCCGTCCGCCTGTCGGCCAGCATCGGCTGGGCGAGCGTGTCGCGCATCGGCTACGACCTCGACGACCTCATCACGGCCGCCGCCGCCGCCGCCGACGAGGCGCAGCTGGCCGGCGGCGACCGCTGGGAGCGCGCGAGCGTGATCGCCTGA
- a CDS encoding DUF4012 domain-containing protein, whose product MSALPRPARTAGRIFAWTVAGLLLLAVVIAVWVGVRGALAYQHLQRIQTGAAQSTAALAADPSSAAPTLARLAADASEAHQLTSDPVWALASHTPWIGPQLAAFGTVAAASDELLRESLLPLATAAQNVSIDGLRPVGGRLDTSVLAGLVTPAQDAATRAADAAVAVQDIDRTPLIGVVGTAVDRADDLFSSVSTAVDTLSRTSRLLPDMLGRNGPRTYLVLVQNNAEWRSLGGIAGAAVVLRADDGRLSLIGALSSGDLPRGFTNPVVALPDEVTKIYDTKPARYFQNLTQIPDFTVDAPIAREMYRLKTGTDVDGVLAIDPVVLSYLLQTTGPVALPSGDALSADNAIPLLLNEVYLRYAKPADQDAFFAGAAGAVFQALADGRGSASGLISALTRAGEEHRLLAWSAHADEQAIIDGTVVSGQLPVTDAHTARFGVFLNDGTGSKMSYYIDPDVSLAWGSCRPGGQSAPRQLTLQLTLTSRAPADAATALPEYITGGGVYGTAPGAAEVVGNIYLPQGFELVSATATNGAGFSGGVHEGRRVLTFGIDLTPGASTGVTVTVRANTAAGDAQAVVTPTADAARAPVVVATCGAG is encoded by the coding sequence GTGAGCGCACTCCCCCGCCCGGCGCGCACCGCGGGCCGCATCTTCGCGTGGACCGTCGCCGGTCTGCTGCTGCTGGCGGTCGTGATCGCCGTGTGGGTGGGCGTGCGCGGGGCCCTCGCCTACCAGCATCTGCAGCGGATACAGACCGGAGCAGCGCAGAGCACCGCGGCGCTGGCCGCCGACCCGTCATCCGCTGCGCCGACGCTGGCACGGCTGGCCGCCGACGCGTCCGAAGCGCACCAGCTCACCTCCGACCCCGTCTGGGCGCTCGCCAGCCACACGCCGTGGATCGGCCCGCAGCTGGCGGCGTTCGGCACGGTGGCCGCGGCATCCGACGAACTCCTTCGGGAGAGTCTGCTGCCCCTCGCTACCGCCGCTCAGAACGTGTCGATCGACGGTCTGCGCCCCGTCGGCGGACGCCTCGACACGAGTGTCCTCGCGGGTCTCGTGACACCCGCCCAGGATGCCGCGACGCGCGCAGCCGACGCCGCCGTCGCCGTGCAGGACATCGACCGCACCCCGCTGATCGGCGTCGTCGGCACGGCCGTCGACCGTGCCGACGATCTCTTCTCGAGCGTGTCGACCGCCGTGGACACCCTGTCGCGCACGTCGCGGCTGCTGCCCGACATGCTCGGTCGGAACGGACCGCGGACATACCTGGTGCTCGTCCAGAACAACGCCGAGTGGCGCTCGCTGGGCGGCATCGCCGGCGCCGCGGTGGTGCTGCGCGCCGATGACGGACGTCTGTCACTGATCGGCGCGCTCTCGTCGGGCGATCTGCCGCGCGGCTTCACGAACCCGGTCGTCGCCCTGCCCGACGAGGTCACGAAGATCTACGACACCAAGCCGGCGCGATACTTCCAGAACCTCACGCAGATCCCCGACTTCACGGTCGACGCTCCGATCGCGCGGGAGATGTACCGGCTGAAGACAGGCACCGACGTCGACGGCGTGCTCGCCATCGACCCGGTCGTGCTGTCATACCTGCTGCAGACCACCGGCCCGGTCGCCCTCCCGAGCGGCGACGCCCTCAGCGCCGACAACGCGATCCCGCTGCTGCTCAACGAGGTGTACCTGCGGTACGCCAAGCCCGCCGATCAGGACGCCTTCTTCGCCGGTGCGGCGGGCGCGGTCTTCCAGGCCCTCGCCGACGGGCGGGGCTCGGCATCCGGCCTCATCTCCGCCCTCACCCGGGCCGGCGAAGAGCATCGCCTGCTCGCGTGGAGCGCGCACGCCGACGAGCAGGCGATCATCGACGGCACCGTCGTGTCCGGTCAGCTTCCGGTCACCGACGCGCACACGGCACGGTTCGGCGTCTTCCTCAACGACGGCACCGGGTCGAAGATGAGCTACTACATCGACCCCGACGTGTCTCTCGCCTGGGGATCGTGCCGGCCGGGCGGGCAGAGCGCGCCCCGCCAGCTCACCCTGCAGCTCACCCTGACCAGCCGCGCGCCCGCCGACGCCGCGACGGCACTGCCGGAGTACATCACCGGCGGCGGCGTCTACGGCACGGCGCCGGGCGCCGCCGAGGTCGTCGGCAACATCTACCTGCCGCAAGGCTTCGAGCTCGTCTCGGCGACGGCCACGAACGGCGCCGGCTTCTCGGGCGGCGTGCACGAGGGACGCCGGGTGCTCACCTTCGGCATCGACCTCACCCCGGGAGCATCGACGGGCGTGACGGTCACCGTCCGGGCGAACACCGCCGCCGGCGACGCCCAGGCCGTCGTCACGCCGACGGCGGATGCCGCGCGCGCTCCCGTCGTCGTGGCGACCTGCGGCGCGGGGTAG
- a CDS encoding glycoside hydrolase family 6 protein, with protein sequence MSSSPRRRILSPRRVPRRGIVIAVIVLAAVIVVGAIAAVGIAVTQGVHAMLAQPPAVGTTVIAPQQSKARIALENLPMDADATTGTTYLAAQPTAYWLTPERDPIGTVGGTVLDLIAQARDQKRATAMVVYGLPDRDCGNHSAGGLSPADYPRWVAEIGNALKTAPDQQKIIILEPDSIALTSECGDVATRAGFLSGAVDALSSTATWIYIDGGHSAWHSPDEMTQLIRQMGIIDRVRGVATNVSNYQSTYDEFAYAHALSDRLGGAHAIIDTSRNGVATAGGTWCNPSGQRVGDATGTFGDDVVDTNLWIKPPGESDGVCNGGPAAGLWWPAAAAELTGGVR encoded by the coding sequence GTGTCCTCCTCCCCCCGCCGGCGCATCCTGTCCCCTCGGCGCGTGCCGAGACGCGGAATCGTCATCGCCGTCATCGTCCTCGCCGCCGTGATCGTGGTGGGCGCGATCGCCGCGGTGGGGATCGCCGTCACCCAGGGGGTGCATGCCATGCTCGCCCAGCCGCCCGCCGTCGGAACGACCGTCATCGCGCCGCAGCAGTCGAAGGCACGGATCGCGCTCGAGAACCTGCCGATGGATGCCGATGCCACCACCGGCACGACCTACCTCGCCGCGCAGCCCACCGCCTACTGGCTGACCCCTGAGCGGGATCCCATCGGCACCGTCGGCGGAACGGTTCTGGACCTCATCGCCCAGGCCCGCGATCAGAAGCGTGCCACGGCGATGGTCGTCTACGGTCTGCCCGACCGCGATTGCGGCAATCACTCCGCCGGCGGCCTGTCGCCCGCCGACTACCCCCGCTGGGTCGCCGAGATCGGAAACGCGCTGAAGACGGCGCCCGACCAGCAGAAGATCATCATCCTCGAGCCCGACAGCATCGCCCTGACCAGCGAGTGCGGGGATGTCGCGACGCGTGCCGGCTTCCTCTCGGGCGCGGTCGACGCCCTTTCGTCGACGGCGACGTGGATCTACATCGACGGGGGACACAGCGCCTGGCACAGCCCCGACGAGATGACCCAGCTCATTCGTCAGATGGGCATCATCGACCGGGTGCGCGGTGTGGCCACCAACGTCTCCAACTACCAGTCGACGTACGACGAGTTCGCCTACGCGCACGCGCTGTCGGACCGCCTGGGCGGCGCCCACGCCATCATCGACACCTCCCGCAACGGCGTCGCGACCGCCGGTGGGACCTGGTGCAACCCGTCCGGGCAGCGCGTCGGCGATGCCACCGGGACCTTCGGCGACGACGTCGTGGACACCAACCTCTGGATCAAGCCTCCGGGCGAGAGCGACGGCGTCTGCAACGGCGGACCGGCGGCCGGGTTGTGGTGGCCCGCCGCGGCCGCGGAACTCACCGGCGGCGTGCGCTGA
- a CDS encoding cell wall protein, with translation MTRSRRRTVDRLARAAGAALVGVVLALAPNAAHASTIYPPVDSCTTSPASITAGGTLSFSCAERTFGADEPVTITVTGQDGANTSFAMVHLAISTGSTTRTSDANGALGEVRIVLPATASGVYNIAAISRSSAGGTASASITGADGLPRTGGDSGQLVGVWVGGGALVLAGAVVLVALAVRRRRDRNDL, from the coding sequence ATGACCCGCTCGCGCCGCCGTACCGTCGACCGTCTGGCGCGCGCCGCGGGGGCCGCCCTGGTGGGCGTCGTTCTCGCGCTCGCCCCGAACGCGGCCCACGCCTCCACGATCTACCCGCCGGTCGACTCGTGCACGACCTCTCCGGCCAGCATCACCGCCGGCGGCACCCTGTCGTTCTCCTGCGCAGAGCGCACGTTCGGCGCCGACGAGCCGGTCACCATCACCGTCACCGGGCAAGACGGCGCGAACACGTCGTTCGCCATGGTGCACCTCGCCATCAGCACGGGAAGCACCACACGCACCTCCGACGCGAACGGCGCCCTCGGCGAGGTCCGCATCGTGCTGCCCGCGACCGCGAGCGGCGTCTACAACATCGCGGCGATCTCGCGCAGCTCGGCCGGCGGTACGGCCAGCGCGTCGATCACCGGCGCCGACGGCCTTCCGCGCACGGGCGGCGACAGCGGTCAGCTCGTCGGCGTCTGGGTGGGCGGTGGAGCGCTCGTCCTCGCCGGCGCGGTCGTGCTCGTCGCCCTCGCCGTTCGCCGTCGTCGCGACCGCAACGACCTCTGA
- a CDS encoding glycosyltransferase family 2 protein produces the protein MSTPFDTGRQAAEPQFRAAPFGAPPAPPAQPYGFPVPQESFHAADLTIPEFDDFSSVLEHTSVHRSTIGCVVPAYNEEESIADVLRSLLGQSRVPDVIHVVVNNTSDATVKIASEFSGPHEITTELGEQFTEVFVHDIGKNPDKKVGALNYGYALVEGYDYLLGVDGDTIADRRAVEFLEGEAVGDSRIGGISAIYSIDDRPIKGVIAKFLIAGQRTQFAAFNLQNLLRGRNMAVLGGQFSIFSTTALRDVMKANHQNSPWVKDSEVEDSLLSLQIKSAGYLTKISPFARADVGGMTTLKGYDAQQVKWTYGAIELMWPGQRGDTKGQPFHPNLRLRWFENFSMLTNLFVRVAFLTLLIASLSIDAFVFSPWWLIPPVVATMLNLRVARAMETCNSRDLLFAGLMFPAEIFMWVRISHFLRSWTRFLSRKKVDNWAMQAKAERGGGSIGHWVPFIMLAIVAIAVAVIWNMLDPVVQSAFLWVGWPIVGVVTVIQTVLMSFRLFRRHQGFKV, from the coding sequence GTGAGCACGCCCTTCGACACCGGCCGGCAGGCCGCCGAACCGCAGTTCCGTGCGGCACCCTTCGGGGCACCGCCGGCACCGCCGGCGCAGCCGTACGGGTTCCCCGTGCCGCAGGAGTCCTTCCACGCCGCGGATCTCACGATCCCCGAGTTCGACGATTTCTCGTCGGTGCTCGAGCACACCAGCGTGCACCGCTCGACCATCGGGTGCGTCGTGCCGGCGTACAACGAGGAGGAGTCGATCGCCGACGTGCTGCGCTCGCTGCTCGGGCAGAGCCGTGTGCCCGACGTGATCCACGTCGTCGTCAACAACACGTCCGACGCGACGGTCAAGATCGCGTCGGAGTTCAGCGGTCCGCACGAGATCACCACAGAGCTGGGCGAGCAGTTCACCGAGGTGTTCGTCCACGACATCGGCAAGAACCCCGACAAGAAGGTCGGAGCGCTCAACTACGGCTACGCACTGGTCGAGGGGTACGACTACCTTCTCGGTGTGGACGGTGACACGATCGCCGACCGCCGGGCCGTCGAGTTCCTCGAGGGCGAAGCCGTCGGCGACTCCCGCATCGGCGGGATCTCTGCGATCTACTCGATCGATGACCGCCCGATCAAGGGCGTCATCGCGAAGTTCCTCATCGCCGGCCAGCGCACGCAGTTCGCGGCCTTCAACCTGCAGAACCTGTTGCGCGGGCGCAACATGGCGGTGCTGGGCGGGCAGTTCTCGATCTTCTCGACGACGGCGCTGCGCGATGTCATGAAGGCGAACCACCAGAACTCGCCCTGGGTGAAGGACAGCGAGGTCGAGGACTCGCTGCTGTCGCTGCAGATCAAGAGTGCCGGCTACCTCACCAAGATCAGCCCCTTCGCCCGCGCCGACGTGGGCGGCATGACCACGCTCAAGGGCTACGACGCCCAGCAGGTGAAGTGGACCTACGGCGCGATCGAGCTGATGTGGCCGGGCCAGCGCGGTGACACGAAGGGGCAGCCGTTCCACCCGAACCTGCGCCTGCGGTGGTTCGAGAACTTCTCGATGCTCACCAACCTCTTCGTGCGCGTCGCCTTCCTCACCCTGCTGATCGCCTCGCTCTCGATCGACGCGTTCGTCTTCTCACCGTGGTGGCTCATCCCGCCGGTGGTCGCGACGATGCTGAACCTGCGGGTCGCACGGGCGATGGAGACCTGCAACAGTCGCGATCTTCTCTTCGCCGGCCTGATGTTCCCCGCGGAGATCTTCATGTGGGTGCGCATCAGCCACTTCCTGCGGTCGTGGACGCGGTTCCTGTCGCGCAAGAAGGTCGACAACTGGGCGATGCAGGCCAAGGCCGAACGCGGCGGCGGCAGCATCGGCCACTGGGTGCCGTTCATCATGCTCGCCATCGTCGCGATCGCGGTCGCGGTGATCTGGAACATGCTCGACCCGGTGGTGCAGTCGGCGTTCCTCTGGGTGGGCTGGCCCATCGTCGGGGTGGTCACGGTCATCCAGACCGTGCTCATGTCGTTCCGGCTGTTCCGTCGTCACCAGGGCTTCAAGGTCTGA
- a CDS encoding response regulator transcription factor codes for MIIEDDPDIRHLIVEVLEAAGFSTVSVGNGIDGVRAVLSYQPLVTTLDVNMPGIDGFEAARRIRAQSDTFIIMITGLEEEADVVVGLGSGADDYIVKPFRPRELRARIDSLLRRPRATAGNTPQASAPRQEVGGPSFPGARPGAQRMPDYGMPQAPAAGYGYPPQAPGWPTPVEAQPAGWPPAAPADPPYGFDGVQPSAARARPQEQPAPASAAPVASAAVPAAPAAPAQPIVVPSSVGPQSPGSALAATGGAGEVVAYTGPGWVAHRDLAVNPEQRVAAIAGQELVLTRTEFDLLATLMESKRRVRSKADLTLVLRGESYVTSYFVGEADKRAIEAHMTNLRRKLGDNPANPRYIETVRGVGYRLTAEHAA; via the coding sequence GTGATCATCGAGGATGATCCCGACATCCGTCACCTCATCGTGGAGGTGCTCGAAGCTGCGGGCTTCTCGACGGTGTCGGTCGGCAACGGCATCGACGGCGTGCGGGCGGTGCTCTCCTACCAGCCTCTCGTGACCACGCTCGACGTGAACATGCCCGGCATCGACGGATTCGAGGCGGCGCGGCGCATCCGCGCGCAGAGCGACACGTTCATCATCATGATCACCGGCCTGGAAGAAGAGGCCGACGTCGTCGTCGGGCTCGGCTCCGGCGCGGACGACTACATCGTGAAGCCGTTCCGTCCGCGCGAGCTGCGCGCCCGCATCGACTCGCTCTTGCGCCGCCCGCGCGCCACGGCGGGCAACACGCCGCAGGCGTCCGCGCCCCGCCAGGAAGTCGGCGGACCGTCCTTCCCGGGAGCGCGCCCGGGCGCGCAGCGCATGCCCGACTACGGGATGCCGCAGGCTCCCGCCGCAGGCTACGGGTATCCGCCGCAGGCCCCCGGCTGGCCGACACCGGTCGAGGCCCAGCCCGCCGGCTGGCCTCCCGCCGCGCCGGCCGACCCGCCCTACGGCTTCGACGGCGTGCAGCCCTCTGCAGCGCGTGCGCGGCCGCAGGAGCAGCCGGCCCCGGCATCCGCCGCACCCGTTGCGTCCGCGGCGGTGCCCGCCGCACCCGCCGCGCCGGCGCAGCCGATCGTCGTGCCCTCGAGCGTCGGGCCCCAGTCGCCCGGGAGCGCCCTCGCCGCGACGGGGGGCGCCGGTGAGGTGGTCGCCTACACCGGGCCCGGCTGGGTCGCGCACCGCGATCTCGCCGTGAACCCGGAGCAGCGCGTCGCCGCGATCGCCGGTCAGGAGCTGGTGCTCACCCGCACCGAGTTCGATCTGCTGGCAACCCTCATGGAGTCCAAGCGGCGGGTGCGCAGCAAGGCCGACCTGACCCTCGTCCTTCGCGGAGAGTCGTACGTGACGAGCTACTTCGTGGGCGAGGCCGACAAGCGCGCGATCGAGGCGCACATGACCAACCTCCGCCGAAAGCTCGGCGACAACCCCGCCAACCCGCGCTACATCGAGACCGTGCGCGGCGTGGGCTACCGGCTGACGGCAGAGCACGCCGCCTGA